One genomic region from Nostoc sphaeroides encodes:
- a CDS encoding McrB family protein has product MRGKPEGFFSEYTFDLIEQWYMKFGDLFNLICESNDHEDFLKHVEKPFIQLCKEISKTLPSYLAFQPNNSLVQNASIVEKVMIDADHVEDYELCLQADFSEIKLLYIQITQWGIKGGVREEIYQNLLREVAQKKSKAMMELISYKASIFYPDKYVLIEKSDILYYLGFKRLVYEIAEWFKQYLPLLILASADDPIPVIRQYLSEPKERDFNSLIEKTGLDDKKLKRWLHTVNRKGQAIICGSPGTGKTFLAEKIAEYLIGDYGFSELVQFHPAYSYEDFIQGIRPQSQEGKLTYPLVPGRFLEFCKKAESYQDTCVLIIDEINRANLAQVFGELMYLLEYRDREIPLASGNRFRIPENVRIIGTMNTADRSIANIDYALRRRFAFLELRPNYEILRRHYHLKKDFVEKLINILKQLNQAIADKNYEIGISFFLTDNLDDDLEDIWSMEIEPYLEEYFFNQQEEVEKFRWKNIKDNLCIQNQQNQ; this is encoded by the coding sequence ATGCGTGGAAAACCAGAAGGATTTTTTTCCGAATATACTTTTGATTTGATAGAACAATGGTATATGAAATTCGGCGATCTTTTTAATCTTATTTGTGAATCTAATGATCATGAGGACTTTCTCAAGCATGTAGAAAAACCATTTATTCAGTTATGTAAAGAAATTTCTAAAACATTGCCATCATATCTTGCATTTCAACCAAATAATTCATTGGTTCAAAATGCCTCTATTGTAGAAAAAGTTATGATTGATGCAGATCATGTTGAAGATTATGAATTGTGCTTACAGGCTGATTTTAGCGAAATTAAGTTACTATACATCCAAATAACACAATGGGGTATTAAAGGTGGTGTTCGTGAGGAGATATATCAAAATCTTCTACGTGAAGTTGCTCAAAAAAAATCTAAAGCTATGATGGAGCTTATTTCATATAAAGCATCTATTTTTTATCCTGATAAATATGTACTTATTGAAAAATCAGACATCTTATATTATTTAGGATTTAAGCGTTTAGTGTATGAAATTGCAGAATGGTTTAAACAGTATCTTCCTTTACTTATACTTGCAAGTGCTGATGATCCAATACCAGTTATTCGCCAATACCTAAGTGAGCCAAAAGAACGAGATTTTAACTCTTTGATTGAAAAAACTGGTTTGGATGATAAAAAACTTAAACGCTGGTTACACACAGTAAATCGTAAAGGACAAGCAATTATATGCGGTTCACCTGGAACAGGAAAAACATTCTTGGCTGAGAAAATTGCTGAATACTTAATCGGTGATTATGGATTTTCAGAACTTGTACAATTTCATCCAGCATACTCTTATGAAGATTTTATCCAAGGTATCCGTCCCCAAAGTCAAGAAGGAAAATTAACATATCCACTGGTTCCAGGACGTTTTTTAGAATTTTGCAAAAAAGCAGAGTCTTATCAAGATACTTGTGTTTTGATTATTGATGAAATAAACCGCGCTAATCTTGCACAAGTTTTTGGCGAATTAATGTACTTACTTGAGTATCGAGATAGAGAAATTCCATTAGCTAGCGGTAACAGGTTTCGCATCCCGGAAAATGTCCGCATTATTGGTACAATGAATACAGCAGATAGGTCTATCGCCAATATAGATTATGCACTACGCCGTCGCTTCGCATTTCTTGAACTTCGCCCAAACTATGAAATACTGCGACGGCATTATCATCTAAAAAAGGATTTTGTAGAGAAATTAATTAATATTTTAAAGCAATTAAATCAGGCGATCGCAGATAAAAATTACGAAATTGGTATTTCATTCTTTTTAACAGACAACTTAGATGATGATTTAGAAGATATATGGAGTATGGAAATTGAGCCATATTTAGAAGAGTATTTTTTTAATCAGCAAGAAGAAGTAGAGAAGTTTCGCTGGAAAAACATCAAGGATAATCTATGCATACAAAACCAGCAAAACCAATAA
- a CDS encoding valine--tRNA ligase, whose product MTATIPNLPSLYDPFSTEAKWQKFWEDNQVYKADPNKGGEPYCIVIPPPNVTGSLHMGHAFESALIDTLVRYHRMQGRNTLWLPGTDHASIAVHTMLEKQLKTEGKTRYELGREKFLERAWQWKGESEGTILNQLRRLGVSVDWSRERFTLDEGLSKAVVEAFTRLYEEGLIYRGEYLVNWCPASQSAVSDVEVENQEVNGNLWHFRYPLTDGSGFVSVATTRPETMLGDTAVAVNPNDDRYKHLIGKTLTLPILQREIPIIGDEFVDPTFGTGCVKVTPAHDPNDFDMGKRHNLPLINIMNKDGTLNANAGEFQGQDRFVARKNVVSRLEADGFLVKIEDYKHTVPYSDRGKVPIEPLLSTQWFVKIRPLADNTLEFLDQQTSPRFVPQSWTKVYRDWLVKLNDWCISRQLWWGHRIPAWYAISETDGQITDNTPFVVAKSETEAWEKAKSQFGENVKLEQDPDVLDTWFSSGLWPFSTLGWPEQTQDLATYYPTTTLVTGFDIIFFWVARMTMMAGHFTQQMPFQTVYIHGLVLDEKGQKMGKSKGNGIDPLLLIDKYGTDALRYTLIREVAGAGQNIRLEYDRKKDESASVEASRNFANKLWNAARFVMMNLDGQTPQQLGNPVAIELSDRWIISRYHQVIKQTTNYIDNYGLGEAAKGLYEFIWGDFCDQYIELVKSRLQADADPISRRVAQQTLGYILEGILKLLHPLMPHITEEIWQTLTQQPADSPQTLSLQIYPQVDANLIDSALEEQFELLIATIRTIRNLRAEADIKPGVKVTANLQTESEKEREILTAGQDYIKDLAKVETLTITDKQEKPTVAVKKPERGLKTIGLIIVAIVFGRLGLAVGYAIDDIPIVGTFFELVGFGYTAWFISQNLLTAQARLRLWSRFFPQKELEQSQESENAIAGVIGTIQVLIPLSGVVDIEAVRTKLEKSLSKAEAEVQSLSTRLNNPSFVDRARADVVKGARDALAEAQKQAEILRDRLRGLG is encoded by the coding sequence ATGACCGCAACCATTCCCAATCTCCCCAGTCTCTACGACCCCTTTTCCACCGAAGCCAAGTGGCAAAAATTCTGGGAAGACAACCAAGTTTACAAAGCTGACCCCAACAAAGGCGGCGAACCCTACTGCATCGTCATTCCCCCCCCCAATGTCACCGGCAGCTTACACATGGGTCACGCCTTTGAAAGTGCCTTAATTGATACTCTCGTGCGCTACCACCGGATGCAGGGACGCAATACCCTATGGCTACCCGGAACTGACCACGCCAGCATCGCTGTCCATACTATGCTGGAAAAGCAACTCAAAACAGAGGGTAAGACTCGCTATGAATTGGGGCGCGAAAAATTCCTAGAACGCGCTTGGCAATGGAAAGGGGAGTCTGAAGGAACGATTCTGAATCAGCTACGACGCTTAGGTGTCTCGGTGGACTGGTCACGGGAAAGGTTTACCCTGGATGAGGGTTTATCTAAAGCTGTTGTCGAGGCGTTTACTCGCCTCTACGAGGAAGGCTTAATTTATCGTGGTGAATATTTAGTTAACTGGTGTCCAGCTTCTCAATCGGCTGTGTCTGACGTAGAAGTGGAAAACCAAGAGGTGAATGGAAATCTCTGGCACTTCCGCTATCCCCTCACCGATGGTTCCGGTTTTGTCTCGGTGGCGACAACTCGACCAGAAACGATGCTGGGCGATACAGCAGTAGCAGTTAATCCCAATGACGATCGCTATAAACATCTCATTGGCAAAACTCTAACTCTGCCCATTCTACAACGAGAAATTCCCATCATTGGCGATGAATTTGTTGACCCCACTTTCGGCACGGGTTGCGTGAAGGTAACTCCCGCCCATGACCCGAACGATTTTGACATGGGTAAGCGTCACAATCTGCCGTTAATCAACATTATGAATAAAGACGGCACTCTCAACGCCAATGCTGGGGAATTTCAAGGACAAGACCGCTTTGTTGCTAGAAAAAATGTGGTTTCTCGCCTAGAAGCAGATGGCTTTTTGGTGAAGATAGAAGATTATAAACATACCGTTCCCTACAGCGATCGCGGTAAAGTACCTATTGAACCTCTCCTCTCAACTCAGTGGTTCGTCAAAATTCGCCCCCTAGCTGATAACACTCTCGAATTCCTCGACCAGCAAACTTCTCCAAGGTTTGTCCCCCAAAGCTGGACAAAGGTCTATCGTGATTGGCTAGTAAAACTCAATGATTGGTGCATCTCTCGCCAATTATGGTGGGGACACCGAATTCCGGCTTGGTACGCTATCAGTGAAACCGATGGGCAAATTACCGATAACACGCCGTTTGTGGTGGCGAAATCGGAAACTGAAGCTTGGGAGAAAGCTAAATCACAATTTGGTGAAAATGTCAAGTTAGAACAAGACCCAGATGTGCTAGATACTTGGTTTTCTTCTGGACTCTGGCCGTTTTCGACTTTGGGCTGGCCAGAACAAACTCAGGATTTAGCAACTTACTATCCAACTACTACTTTGGTGACAGGCTTTGACATCATCTTTTTCTGGGTAGCCAGAATGACCATGATGGCTGGGCATTTTACGCAGCAAATGCCTTTCCAAACAGTTTACATCCACGGCTTGGTGCTGGATGAAAAAGGCCAAAAGATGGGAAAGAGCAAAGGTAATGGTATTGACCCGTTGTTATTAATTGACAAATATGGTACGGATGCCCTGCGCTATACCCTCATTAGAGAAGTTGCGGGGGCTGGACAAAATATCCGGTTAGAATACGATCGCAAAAAGGATGAATCAGCATCAGTTGAGGCATCTCGCAACTTTGCAAATAAGTTGTGGAATGCTGCCCGGTTTGTGATGATGAATTTGGATGGACAAACGCCGCAACAATTGGGGAACCCAGTCGCTATCGAATTGAGCGATCGCTGGATTATCTCGCGGTATCATCAAGTTATTAAACAAACCACTAATTACATAGATAATTACGGTTTAGGGGAAGCAGCAAAAGGACTCTACGAATTCATCTGGGGTGATTTCTGCGATCAATATATTGAACTGGTGAAATCTAGATTGCAAGCAGATGCCGATCCAATATCGCGGCGCGTAGCACAGCAAACCCTTGGCTACATATTGGAAGGAATTTTAAAACTGCTTCATCCGTTGATGCCTCATATTACCGAAGAAATTTGGCAAACTCTCACCCAACAACCAGCAGATTCACCGCAAACTTTATCATTACAAATCTATCCCCAGGTAGATGCAAACCTAATTGATTCGGCTTTAGAAGAACAGTTTGAATTGCTGATTGCTACCATCCGCACAATTCGGAATTTGCGGGCTGAGGCGGATATTAAACCAGGGGTAAAAGTGACAGCGAATTTGCAAACTGAAAGTGAGAAAGAGCGGGAAATTCTCACTGCTGGACAAGATTACATTAAAGATTTGGCGAAGGTTGAGACTTTAACCATTACTGACAAGCAAGAAAAGCCAACTGTTGCAGTTAAAAAACCTGAAAGGGGTTTGAAGACAATTGGCTTAATTATCGTGGCCATTGTCTTTGGTAGATTGGGTTTAGCTGTTGGTTATGCCATTGATGATATTCCCATCGTCGGAACTTTCTTTGAACTAGTTGGTTTTGGTTACACAGCGTGGTTTATTAGCCAAAATTTACTAACTGCTCAAGCAAGACTTAGGTTATGGAGCCGATTTTTCCCGCAGAAAGAATTAGAACAATCACAAGAATCAGAAAATGCGATCGCAGGTGTAATTGGTACAATACAGGTGCTAATTCCTCTAAGCGGTGTGGTAGACATTGAAGCTGTGCGTACCAAGCTAGAAAAAAGCTTGAGTAAAGCTGAAGCCGAAGTTCAATCCCTGAGTACCAGATTAAACAATCCTAGTTTCGTAGATAGAGCTAGGGCTGATGTGGTAAAGGGAGCGCGGGATGCCTTAGCAGAAGCACAGAAGCAAGCTGAAATTTTGCGCGATCGCCTGCGTGGCTTAGGATAA
- a CDS encoding McrC family protein, with amino-acid sequence MHTKPAKPIIIQLTEYENKLFQLDEIAYSARIELYEKYKTQVDIEFISYKREEHWKLKAKEWVGYIPVTPELHLKINPKVPIQNLFGMLEYAYNLKGFRFLEGLMDCESLENFYNNLAHILADKVLERCRKGLYRTYLPKTQQLSYVRGRLDVQQLIQKPWNVKLKCDYEEHTPDVKENQILAWTLYIIGRSSLCSERVSPTIRKAYHALQGLVTLQPCSAHDCIARQYNRLNPDYQLLHSLCRFFLENSSPSHERGNYKTLPFLVDMAHLYELFVAEWLNKNTPQTYFLKQQYPIEISQNRHFIIDILLCDAATGKTIAVLDTKYKASESTVNTDIHQMISYANTTKCNQAFLIYPKDLTQPLDIKSDQIRVRSLTFSLDDNLDRAGQTFLKNLFLLIPQNSH; translated from the coding sequence ATGCATACAAAACCAGCAAAACCAATAATTATTCAACTTACAGAATACGAAAATAAATTATTTCAGCTTGATGAAATAGCCTATTCAGCCAGGATCGAATTATATGAGAAATACAAAACACAAGTGGATATAGAATTTATTAGCTATAAAAGGGAAGAACATTGGAAACTTAAAGCTAAAGAATGGGTAGGTTACATTCCTGTCACTCCTGAATTGCATCTAAAAATAAATCCGAAAGTGCCGATCCAAAATCTCTTCGGAATGCTGGAATATGCCTACAATTTGAAAGGTTTTCGCTTTCTCGAAGGGCTGATGGATTGTGAATCTCTAGAGAATTTTTATAATAATCTGGCTCATATCTTAGCCGATAAAGTTTTAGAGCGATGCCGCAAAGGATTATATCGTACTTACTTGCCTAAAACACAGCAGCTTTCTTATGTGCGGGGAAGGCTAGATGTGCAACAGCTAATTCAAAAGCCGTGGAATGTTAAACTTAAATGCGATTACGAAGAACATACGCCTGATGTTAAAGAAAATCAAATCCTGGCATGGACACTTTATATCATTGGTCGTAGCAGTTTATGTTCAGAAAGGGTATCACCAACAATACGAAAAGCTTATCACGCTCTACAAGGATTAGTAACGCTGCAACCTTGTAGCGCACATGATTGTATCGCTAGACAGTATAATCGCCTCAATCCAGACTATCAACTATTACATAGTTTATGTCGATTCTTTTTAGAAAATAGTAGCCCCAGTCATGAAAGGGGAAATTACAAAACCCTACCCTTTCTCGTCGATATGGCACATTTATATGAACTTTTTGTTGCAGAATGGCTTAATAAAAATACGCCGCAAACCTATTTTTTAAAACAGCAATATCCAATAGAAATTAGTCAGAATCGACACTTTATTATAGATATATTACTCTGTGATGCTGCTACTGGCAAAACAATAGCAGTTCTAGATACAAAGTATAAAGCCTCTGAATCTACAGTAAATACAGATATTCATCAAATGATCAGCTACGCCAACACAACAAAATGCAACCAAGCCTTTTTGATATACCCCAAAGACTTGACACAGCCACTAGATATTAAAAGCGATCAAATTCGAGTCCGCAGCCTCACTTTTTCCCTAGATGATAATCTCGATCGCGCAGGTCAAACCTTCTTAAAAAACCTTTTTCTCCTAATCCCTCAGAACTCACACTAG
- a CDS encoding AmpG family muropeptide MFS transporter — MKHQTTSPWTFIPTLYFTSGIPYIIINTVSVIFYKKLGIDNAQIALWTSFLYLPWVIKMFWGPIVDIYSTKRKWILYTQFAMFCCLALIAISLQLPNFFFISLAALTIGAFISATYDIATDGFYLLALSPEQQALFVGIRSLFYRMAVIFGSGILVVLAGQLEVSLNNIPLSWTITIGFSALILAILFIYHRLILPLPESDNQRQIQARENIPFWSIISSYFTQNKIINILAFILLYRFGEAMLVKMASLFLLDKPEVGGLGLSTSDVGLVYGTFGVISLICGGILGGLLISKYGLKKCLFPMALALNLPDIFYVYMAYTKPSLTLVYPLVSLEQFGYGFGFTAFSVYLMHICQGEYKTSHFAISTGIMALGMMLPGLISGYLQKAFGYPLFFFLVCLLTIPGMIALFFIPLKEEPKHQNN; from the coding sequence ATGAAACACCAAACAACCTCCCCCTGGACATTCATCCCCACCCTATATTTCACCTCCGGCATCCCTTACATTATCATCAACACAGTTTCCGTAATCTTTTACAAAAAACTCGGAATCGATAACGCCCAAATTGCCCTTTGGACAAGCTTCCTCTATCTACCTTGGGTCATCAAAATGTTTTGGGGCCCAATTGTTGATATTTACTCTACCAAACGCAAATGGATACTTTACACCCAATTTGCCATGTTCTGCTGCTTGGCTTTGATAGCCATCTCCTTACAACTGCCAAATTTCTTTTTCATCTCCCTCGCAGCATTAACAATAGGAGCATTTATTTCTGCAACTTATGACATTGCCACAGATGGCTTCTATCTGCTGGCTTTATCTCCAGAACAACAAGCCTTATTTGTCGGCATTCGCTCACTATTTTATCGAATGGCTGTCATTTTTGGTTCTGGAATATTAGTAGTCTTAGCAGGTCAGCTTGAAGTATCTCTCAACAACATTCCTTTAAGCTGGACTATAACTATTGGCTTCTCAGCTTTAATTTTAGCAATTTTGTTTATTTACCATCGCCTAATTTTACCCTTACCCGAATCAGATAATCAACGACAAATACAAGCTAGAGAAAATATACCCTTTTGGTCAATCATTAGCTCATATTTTACTCAGAATAAAATTATAAATATTTTAGCATTTATCTTACTCTACAGATTTGGCGAAGCAATGCTTGTGAAAATGGCCTCTTTATTTTTATTGGACAAACCAGAAGTAGGGGGTTTAGGGCTATCAACATCAGATGTGGGGTTAGTCTACGGAACGTTTGGGGTAATCTCCCTAATTTGTGGAGGAATTTTAGGAGGTTTGTTAATTTCCAAATATGGATTAAAAAAGTGTCTGTTTCCTATGGCTTTAGCTTTGAATCTACCCGATATATTTTATGTGTATATGGCTTACACTAAACCTTCACTCACATTAGTCTATCCCTTGGTTTCCTTGGAGCAATTTGGTTATGGTTTTGGATTTACAGCTTTTAGTGTTTATTTAATGCATATTTGCCAAGGCGAATATAAAACTTCTCATTTTGCCATATCCACTGGCATTATGGCTTTAGGAATGATGCTACCAGGTTTAATTAGCGGTTATCTGCAAAAAGCTTTTGGCTATCCATTATTTTTTTTCTTGGTTTGTTTGTTGACTATTCCTGGGATGATTGCTCTGTTTTTTATACCTTTAAAAGAAGAACCGAAGCATCAAAATAATTAA
- a CDS encoding DUF4019 domain-containing protein, giving the protein MSDKGSGCLGCLGALVVLTFIGSMFFGGGVLMRVGSFGFVLGKNPIDQKQIINNYLTDLESSKKLAEEAVQKFHTQLGQGKCQDIYDQANEMLKKSLSQSEMLSVCARLKQQIGTVNSAQITDWWGQPTDKDSDKYILLRYMTVFSKSSVRETFLWLVKDSKPELVQFEINAQLSNPEFEINPQLSNPVSF; this is encoded by the coding sequence ATGTCTGATAAAGGATCTGGTTGTCTTGGTTGTTTAGGCGCTTTGGTCGTCTTGACCTTCATTGGCTCAATGTTCTTTGGCGGAGGAGTTTTAATGAGGGTTGGTAGCTTTGGTTTTGTGCTAGGTAAAAATCCAATTGATCAAAAACAAATTATTAATAACTACTTAACTGATTTGGAGTCCAGTAAGAAACTCGCTGAGGAAGCTGTGCAAAAATTTCATACCCAACTAGGACAAGGCAAATGTCAAGATATTTATGACCAAGCAAATGAGATGTTGAAGAAGAGTTTAAGTCAGTCAGAAATGCTCAGTGTTTGTGCAAGACTAAAACAGCAAATTGGAACTGTAAACTCGGCTCAAATAACTGATTGGTGGGGACAACCTACTGACAAGGACTCTGATAAATACATTCTTCTTCGCTACATGACAGTATTCTCTAAATCATCTGTTCGTGAAACTTTTTTGTGGTTGGTGAAAGACAGTAAACCAGAACTTGTACAATTTGAAATCAACGCTCAACTAAGTAATCCCGAATTTGAAATCAACCCTCAACTAAGTAATCCCGTTTCGTTTTAA
- a CDS encoding N-acetylglucosamine kinase, producing the protein MSYVLGIDGGGSKTVCVLMNDLRQVLGRGEAGPSNYHSIGIEATLQSIQSAIKNAVEAAIITNYVNIDAICLGLAGVGRAADIEVVKGLVKELQNNKFLTINWALKPENIIICNDALIALVSGIGQPVGIVVAAGTGSIIFGRNHQGDTKRVGGWGYILGDEGSAYKIAIAGMNAALKSYDGREISTSLVAAFKQYLDLESIEDLIEVVYRREWGVKQIAALAPIVDFAAASGDIVANIIIDNAVKELVKATSTVIDAIFSADSVLEVITTGSVWRGRCNIHEKFAASLIKKFPNVNVIFPRYEPAYGAGLLALQTTQN; encoded by the coding sequence ATGAGTTATGTTTTGGGAATAGATGGTGGTGGTAGCAAGACTGTTTGTGTCTTGATGAATGATTTGCGTCAAGTGCTAGGTCGTGGTGAAGCAGGCCCATCTAATTATCATAGTATAGGTATCGAAGCCACTCTACAATCTATTCAATCTGCAATTAAAAATGCGGTTGAGGCAGCAATAATTACAAATTATGTGAATATTGATGCGATATGTTTGGGTTTAGCTGGTGTAGGTCGTGCAGCAGATATTGAAGTAGTAAAAGGTTTAGTTAAAGAGTTACAAAATAACAAATTTTTGACTATTAATTGGGCATTAAAGCCAGAGAATATTATAATTTGTAACGATGCTTTAATTGCTTTAGTTAGTGGAATTGGTCAACCTGTAGGAATTGTGGTTGCAGCAGGTACTGGTTCGATAATTTTTGGACGAAATCACCAGGGAGATACTAAGCGAGTCGGCGGCTGGGGGTATATTTTAGGAGATGAAGGTAGCGCCTATAAAATTGCGATCGCAGGCATGAATGCAGCATTAAAATCTTATGATGGACGGGAAATATCAACGAGTTTAGTAGCGGCTTTCAAACAGTATCTTGATTTGGAAAGTATAGAAGATTTAATAGAAGTAGTATATCGCCGAGAATGGGGAGTTAAACAGATAGCAGCTTTAGCACCAATTGTAGATTTTGCAGCAGCGTCAGGTGATATAGTAGCGAATATCATAATTGATAATGCTGTAAAAGAGTTAGTAAAAGCTACATCTACAGTAATTGATGCAATTTTTAGTGCTGACTCAGTTTTGGAAGTAATCACAACAGGAAGTGTCTGGCGCGGTAGATGCAATATCCATGAAAAATTTGCAGCATCTCTTATTAAAAAGTTTCCTAATGTAAACGTGATTTTTCCGAGGTATGAACCTGCTTATGGTGCTGGGTTATTAGCGTTGCAGACAACTCAAAATTGA
- the cysC gene encoding adenylyl-sulfate kinase: MRQQEYGVTVWFTGLSGAGKTTICKFVEKELRIQGYRVEVLDGDAVRQNICKGLGFSKEDREENIRRIGFVAHLLTRNNVIVLVSAISPYREIREQVRQSIPSFIEVYVNASLEVCEQRDVKGLYKKARSGEIKHFTGIDDPYEIPLHPEVECKTNQESVAQSANKVLEKLEELGYIVARMNEL; encoded by the coding sequence ATGAGACAACAAGAGTATGGCGTGACAGTATGGTTTACTGGTCTAAGTGGTGCAGGTAAAACTACTATCTGCAAATTCGTGGAGAAGGAACTGCGGATACAGGGATACAGAGTTGAAGTTCTAGATGGCGATGCGGTACGTCAAAACATCTGCAAAGGATTGGGTTTCAGTAAAGAGGATCGAGAAGAGAATATTCGGCGCATTGGTTTTGTAGCTCATCTTCTTACCAGAAATAATGTAATTGTATTGGTTTCGGCCATTTCCCCATACCGTGAAATTCGGGAACAAGTGCGCCAAAGTATTCCATCTTTCATTGAAGTTTACGTCAATGCATCATTAGAAGTTTGTGAACAGCGAGACGTAAAAGGTTTATATAAAAAAGCAAGATCCGGGGAGATTAAGCACTTCACTGGTATTGATGATCCTTATGAAATACCACTCCATCCAGAAGTCGAATGCAAAACTAACCAAGAAAGTGTTGCCCAAAGTGCGAATAAGGTCTTAGAAAAGCTGGAAGAGTTGGGTTATATAGTTGCTAGAATGAATGAGTTATGA
- a CDS encoding dienelactone hydrolase family protein codes for MQITKRNVELRVDGSLMRVYVAAPKAAGKYPGIVFYSDIYQLGDAMIRLANYLAGYGYVVAAPEIFHRIEPVGLVIEPDDLGRMRGNDDARRTSVADYDADCLAVIEFLKTESAVSPNQIGTLGFCIGGHLAFRAAFQSEIRACVCCYPTGIPSGKLGKEVADTIQRVSEIKGEMLMVFGTLDPHIPESDRQTIIKAIENANIPHQVFLYEAEHTFMRDDGYRYDSSATTAAWSEIVTFFGRIFAD; via the coding sequence GTGCAAATCACTAAGCGCAATGTTGAATTAAGAGTAGATGGCAGCTTAATGCGTGTTTATGTTGCAGCTCCCAAAGCAGCAGGAAAATACCCTGGTATTGTCTTCTACAGTGATATTTATCAGTTAGGTGATGCAATGATTCGTCTAGCTAACTACTTAGCAGGATACGGCTATGTAGTAGCAGCCCCAGAAATTTTTCACCGAATTGAGCCAGTTGGTTTAGTAATTGAGCCAGACGATTTGGGAAGGATGCGGGGAAATGACGATGCGCGTCGAACCTCCGTAGCTGATTATGATGCCGATTGTCTTGCTGTGATTGAATTTCTGAAAACAGAGAGTGCGGTTTCTCCAAATCAAATAGGCACTCTCGGCTTTTGTATTGGTGGACATTTAGCTTTCCGCGCCGCATTTCAAAGCGAAATTCGGGCTTGCGTTTGCTGTTACCCTACTGGGATTCCCAGTGGTAAACTGGGTAAAGAGGTAGCCGATACAATCCAGAGGGTAAGTGAAATCAAAGGTGAGATGTTAATGGTATTCGGTACTCTTGATCCTCATATACCAGAGAGCGATCGCCAAACCATAATCAAAGCAATTGAGAATGCTAACATACCTCACCAAGTTTTCTTGTATGAAGCAGAACATACATTCATGCGCGACGACGGTTATCGTTACGATTCTAGTGCTACCACCGCAGCTTGGTCAGAAATAGTAACTTTTTTTGGGCGCATATTTGCAGACTGA